Proteins encoded within one genomic window of Candidatus Saccharimonadia bacterium:
- a CDS encoding YibE/F family protein encodes MRRLGLLLGLFMVAWPMVAEAGDYAMLSPLTGTGYEHYYHARVTATGPNRSVVVRLLEGPRRGQTINIPADRTALIERTPLPVGAEVVLGVPPRAPDTPESYFLIDHYRLGTYAWLAAGFVALAIGIGRWRGFTALVGLAVSFGIIALWIIPGIIRGNNPFTTCLTGTFMIAGASLYLAHGFNRRTSLALVATVATLLAGTALSLIAVGAANLTGLAGEGAAALAFQAAPGLDLQGLLLGGMMIGVLGILDDITTAQVAVVAQLHEANAALSAAELYRRGLRVGQEHIASLINTLVLAYAGASFSLLVFLAVHPAMPLFMTLNNELIGEEVIRTLVGGAALVAAVPLATVLAAYILPRLPRRALMPEWWPRTHR; translated from the coding sequence ATGAGGCGACTTGGGTTACTGTTGGGGCTTTTTATGGTGGCTTGGCCGATGGTGGCCGAGGCCGGCGACTATGCGATGTTGAGCCCTCTGACCGGCACCGGATATGAGCATTACTACCATGCCCGGGTGACCGCGACCGGACCGAACCGCTCGGTAGTGGTGCGGCTCCTGGAGGGTCCGCGCCGAGGGCAGACTATAAACATACCTGCCGATCGGACGGCTCTGATTGAGCGGACTCCCCTGCCGGTGGGGGCCGAGGTGGTCCTGGGGGTGCCGCCCCGGGCGCCGGATACTCCGGAGTCTTATTTCTTGATTGACCATTACCGGCTGGGTACCTACGCTTGGCTGGCGGCCGGGTTTGTGGCCTTGGCGATAGGGATTGGGCGGTGGCGAGGCTTTACGGCCTTGGTTGGGCTGGCCGTGAGCTTCGGGATCATCGCGCTGTGGATTATCCCGGGGATTATTCGCGGGAATAATCCCTTTACTACCTGCCTCACGGGCACCTTTATGATAGCCGGGGCGTCATTGTACCTGGCGCACGGTTTTAATCGCCGCACCAGCCTAGCGCTGGTTGCCACGGTAGCGACGTTGCTGGCGGGAACGGCACTTTCGCTCATAGCGGTGGGGGCGGCAAACCTGACGGGTCTGGCCGGCGAGGGCGCCGCTGCACTGGCTTTCCAGGCGGCGCCGGGGCTGGATCTGCAGGGATTGTTGCTCGGCGGAATGATGATTGGGGTATTGGGAATTCTTGATGATATTACTACGGCTCAAGTGGCCGTGGTGGCACAGCTGCATGAGGCGAATGCGGCCCTATCGGCGGCGGAATTGTACCGGCGGGGGTTGCGGGTGGGGCAGGAGCACATCGCGTCGCTGATTAATACGCTAGTGCTGGCGTATGCGGGGGCGTCATTTTCCTTGTTGGTGTTTTTGGCAGTGCATCCGGCTATGCCACTTTTTATGACGCTCAATAACGAATTGATTGGTGAGGAGGTCATTCGCACGCTGGTAGGGGGAGCTGCGCTGGTGGCAGCGGTGCCGCTCGCTACGGTGCTGGCGGCCTATATCCTTCCCCGGCTACCGCGGCGGGCGTTGATGCCGGAATGGTGGCCGCGGACGCATCGCTAG
- a CDS encoding thioredoxin domain-containing protein encodes MSREAKILTAVLVVIVGAMIGLFALANSGQNTPAPVGDKTKLIRDNSQKEGTGAIQLVEFGDYQCPACGAAYPGLKQLMKDYDGKITFYFRNFPLTNLHQNATASANAAESAGDQGKYWEMHDKLYETQSDWSTLSDPTDKFVSYAKDLGLDTDKFKKALTDKQFQSLIDQDVADANALSVDSTPTLYFNGVKYDGKTDYASLRDQTEQLLKK; translated from the coding sequence GTGTCACGCGAAGCCAAAATCCTCACCGCTGTGCTCGTCGTCATCGTCGGCGCCATGATCGGCCTCTTTGCCTTGGCCAACAGCGGTCAAAACACCCCCGCCCCCGTTGGCGACAAGACCAAACTTATTCGCGACAACAGCCAAAAAGAGGGCACGGGCGCCATCCAGCTCGTTGAATTCGGCGATTACCAATGCCCCGCCTGTGGCGCCGCCTATCCCGGGCTCAAGCAGCTCATGAAGGATTACGACGGCAAAATCACCTTCTACTTCCGCAACTTCCCCCTCACCAACCTCCACCAAAACGCTACGGCCAGTGCCAATGCCGCCGAATCAGCCGGTGATCAAGGCAAATATTGGGAAATGCACGACAAACTCTACGAAACGCAGTCAGATTGGTCCACGCTGAGCGACCCCACCGACAAATTCGTCAGCTACGCCAAAGATCTTGGCCTCGACACCGATAAATTCAAAAAGGCCCTCACCGACAAGCAGTTCCAGAGCCTCATCGATCAAGACGTCGCCGACGCCAATGCCCTAAGTGTGGACTCCACGCCCACGCTGTACTTCAACGGCGTCAAATACGACGGCAAAACCGACTACGCCAGTTTGCGCGACCAGACCGAACAGCTACTCAAGAAGTAG
- a CDS encoding septum formation initiator family protein, whose amino-acid sequence MTLPKIKLGGTNVLNLIGVLVILYLVVVLVQTVQHNYRLGRQIDQLNAQISLLQSQKDELAYRIQYYNTDAFRDREARAKLGLQAPGENVVIIPRSSPAPAAAAGSAKAAPKKSNLQQWFDFLSGRT is encoded by the coding sequence ATGACGCTTCCCAAAATCAAGTTAGGCGGCACGAACGTCCTGAACCTCATCGGGGTGCTGGTGATTTTGTATTTGGTGGTGGTGCTCGTCCAAACGGTCCAACATAATTACCGGCTCGGGCGCCAAATCGATCAGCTCAATGCGCAAATATCATTGCTGCAAAGCCAAAAAGACGAATTAGCCTACCGCATTCAATACTACAACACCGATGCCTTCCGCGATCGCGAGGCCCGGGCCAAACTCGGCCTCCAGGCGCCGGGGGAAAATGTCGTCATCATCCCCCGCAGCAGCCCCGCACCTGCCGCGGCGGCCGGATCAGCCAAAGCCGCCCCCAAAAAATCCAACCTGCAGCAGTGGTTTGACTTTTTGAGCGGCCGCACCTAG